ATTAACGGTGTGCAAAAATCGTGTTTAACAATTCTGATGCCCACACTGCCATCGGCATTGATTACATTTTGAGCTAAGTTTTTTGCCCCGGAAAAGATAATGGTTAATGGATTTTCTGCATATTCAATTAAATCGTAAGCCACATCGGGGATTTCAGTTACGTAACTCTGCAGTTTGCTATCTACATCCAATAATACAATCAGGCTCTTTTCGGCAGGACGATTTTTTATTTTAAGTACTTTATCTACTGCTTCTGGATTTGTAGCATCGCAACCTATTCCCCAAATGGTGTCGGTAGGATACAAGATAACCCCGCCTGATTTTAAAACTTCTAAAGCCTTATTAATTTCATCTCTAAGCATGCAGCAAAGGTATTTATAAATAGGAAGTTAAATTATGTTAATGTTTATTTTTTTTAACGTTACAATATTTAGTTTTGCAGTCATTCTAGATTACAATCTTAGGCTGGTTCTATAGAAATCAAATGGATTTGTAAAATTTATATCAGTGCTAACCTTTTCATTATAAAATTGTTATATTTAATATAGGTTATTTACAAAAGCAACGCAAATGAAAACGACACAAAAATTATTAATGCTTTTTACAGTAGTATTGGCATTAGCAGGATGTACAACACTCCGTACCGCATCTGACTATGATAAAAATGTTGATTTAAGTGGTTATAAAACTTACAATTTTTACGATAAAGGCATAGCGAGGGTTAAACTTAATAATCTGGATAAGCGCAGATTAATAGCTGCTGTTGAATCTGAAATGAACGCTAAAGGATTTACAAAATCTGATCGCCCGGATTTATTAGTGAACCTGGTGGTGGTTGCCCGAGAAAAAACCGATGTATATGGCCCAGGTTATTATGGTGGCTGGGTTGGGGCTGGCGTGGCGGTTGGGGTAATCCATTCTGGGGCGGTGGAACCTATGTAAACCAATATATCGAAGGCACAATTATTATCGATTTCTTAGACCCTGCTAAAAAGATTTTATTCTGGCACGGACAAGGATCTGGTTTTAATCTCGATAGTTTCAATAAAAGAGAACAACGTTTATATACAGGAGTAAAAGAAATACTGGCACAATATCCGCCAACAGTTACAGCAGCTAGATAAGTTGTAAATCTTAATTAAGATAACAAAAGGGTTGTTGAATTTTTAAATAAATTCCAGCCCTTTTTTGTGTACAGGCTATTTCAACCTAAACCTAACATTCGCAGAAAGCCCGCAATCCGACCCTTCATCGGATGAGGACTTGTAGCATTGGCAGGACTAACGTTTAATAGTCTGCAGATTGATCCTGAAAATTACATATTCATTATCCTTTAAACCAAGGGCGTATAGATATACCAAAAGGATACCTTTTTAAAGAGATAGGTAGCAATCCATTAATTGCTGAGTAACAACAGGACTATTGAATTTTTGAACAAATTTCACCCCTTTTTCTTTCATCTCTTTTTGCAGCTGAGGGCTTTCTAGAATTTGATTAATGGCTTTTGTAAGTGCAGTGGCATCATTTGGCGAAACATATAAGCTATCTGGCCCACCGGCTTCTTCTAAGCATGAACCTGTTGCTGCAACCACCGGAACGCCTGAATACAAAGCCTCAATAATGGGAATACCAAAACCCTCGTAAAAGGAAGGATAAACAAAAACGCTTGCCATTTGATAAATGCCGGGTAGATCGGCAAAAGGAATGTTTTTTAGGAATAAGATCCTGTTTTTAAGACCAAGCTTTTCTATTTCTTTCTCAACAGTTGTAAAATAAGCAGTTTGTTTACCAATCACTACCAATTTATATTCTTCGTTTACTTCTTTTAAAGCCTGAACCGCCAATTTTAGATTTTTACGTTCTTCAATGGTGCCAACATTCAGAATATATTTATCAGGCAGTTTATAGGTTGCCCTAATCCTGCTTAACGTTTCTTTCGCGAAAGGTGTTTTAAAACTATCATCGCAGCTCTGGTAAATTACCTCAATCTTTTCGGGGTTAATTCCGTATAGATCGATAATGTCCTCTTTTGTTTTTTCGCTGATGGCGATAATCTTATTGGCTCGTTTACAAGCAGATTTACTTTTCCATTCGTATAATTTCCGGTCGATAAATTTATAATACCGAGGAAAGCGAAGAAAAATTAAATCATGAATGGTAACGATCGATTTAATCCTTGTATGCTGTATGGCCAATGGAATTTCATGACTGAGCCCATGAAAAATCTGACAGTCATCCTGACTTAAATCTTTTAAGATGTTTAAAGTCCTCCATAAAAACGGTCCGTTTTTAGGAAGCTTCAGTTCAATGTTTTCATTTTCAAAAAAAGCATCAATCTGTCTGGAGGATTTTACTTTTGGGGCGTACACCAAGTATTGGTGTTGAGGAAACTGATGTGCCAAATGCTCAATTAAAGAGCGGCTGTAATTACCCAGTCCTGTTAAATTATTGGCGGCACGCTTGCCATCGTATCCTATACGCATACTTCCCCCCAGCCCCTAAAGGGGGAGTAGTATGTGTAAATATTTTATTCGAGCTAAGCATTTTTGGTCTGCTAAAAGCCCCTTTAGGGGTTTGGGGTTATACCGCTACATTATTTTCTCTCAACGCATCGTTAAGCGAAGTCTTCTTATCTGTACTTTCTTTACGTTTACCAATAATTAAAGCACAAGGAACCTGAAATTCGCCAGCAGGGAATTTTTTAGTATAGCTGCCTGGTATTACAACCGAACGTGCAGGAACAATTCCTTTATATTCTACCGGGGTAGGGCCGGTTACATCAATAATTTTAGTTGATGCTGTTAACACTACGTTAGCACCTAAAACAGCTTCTCTTTCTACTTTAACACCTTCAACAACAATTGCTCTAGAACCTAAGAATGCATCATCTTCGATAATAACCGGAGCAGCTTGTACAGGCTCTAAAACACCACCAATACCTACACCACCGCTTAAGTGAACGCGTTTACCAATTTGTGCACAAGAACCAACAGTAGCCCAAGTATCAACCATGGTACCTTCATCAACATAAGCGCCAATGTTTACGTACGAGGGCATCATGATTACACCTTTTGCTAAAAACGCACCATAACGCGCACTTGCCATAGGCACAACACGTACACCAGTTGTTTTATAGTCGGTTTTTAAATCCATTTTATCATGGTAAACAAAAGGTCCGCTTTTAATTTCTTTCATCTCGCGAATCGGGAAATATAAAATTACAGCCTTCTTTACCCATTCATTAATGCCCCAAGAGTTTAAAACTGGTTCAGCAACACGGATTTCACCCTTATCAAGACCCATAATAACGGCTTCAATGGCTTCGCAATAGTTGCTGTATTTTAAAAGGGTTCTATCCTCCCAAGCGGCTTCAATTAATTTCTTTAAATCTGAATACATGATGTTTTTAAATTTTACGCAAAATAAATCAATTTTTGTTTATTAAATGGTTAATTGTTTAAATTGTTTTGCAGTTGGGTTAACTGGTTAATCGTTTAAACCGGTTAACTGTTTGAAGTCGCATATGCAAGTAACCAATAACCAATTTAAACAGTTAACCAAAATATGTATTTTTGAACCTTTATGACAGAGACTGAAAAACTTAGGATAGATAAGTATTTGTGGGCAATCAGGTTATTTAAAACCCGAAGCCTGGCTACCGATGCCTGTAAAGCAGGTAGGGTGAAACTCAAGGGGCAGAATATTAAACCTTCAGCAATTGTGAAAGTTGGCGATGTTTACCAGGTATCAAAAGGAATTGAAAAGAAAATTATAGAAGTTGTAGCACTCTCTTACAATAGAACAGATTCGCCAACAGCCTTAACAAAATATAAAGACTTAACGCCAGTTGAAGAAACACACGCTTTTAAATCGATGTTTCATGCGCCTAGTTTAAAACGCGATAGGGGAACAGGCCGACCTACGAAGAAAGATCGCCGTGAAACGGATGATCTGATTGGTGGAATGTTTGAAGAGGAGGATTAGTTAGTTTTCAGTTTCTAGTTTACGGTTTTCAGTTTCCTGCGAACTGTTAATTGCGTACTGCAAATTGAAATACCTCATCCGGTAGCTCATCATGGCTGTTTTACCCAGTTTTTCGATCAGTTTATAATTGGCAACTGCACCAACTGCTGCGCCCACAAAAGGAAGCATCTGCGCAAGTTTAGCTAAATCAATATAATCGCGGTACTGCTGTTGGAAGGTAAGCCAGTCAAATTCATCAATATTAGTAGGTAATTGATGTGCTTTATCATCCCAATCCTGCATTTTTATGAAAACATTCTGACTTTCTTCTTTACTTGAAAAGGCCAGTTGAAAGATGTGTAAAATAAATAAACGTTCGCGGTAATCTTTAACATCATATCCGTAAACTGCGGCTATATCAAAAAGCATTTTCATTTTTATGCCCAGCAACAACGGAAAATCAGCCAGACTCATTAAAAAACCACCTGCGCCTGTAATTCCACCTTCAGCAGCGCCTGTTTTTTTATAATTTTCTATCTTTTGCTTAATTAATGCTTCGCGGTGCATTAAAGTTAAATTGGTAATGGGTTTTGATGTGGTGAATGTTGAACCAAAAAGAACTGCCTTAACCATTTGTTTAATCGCAGTAGTAATGGCATTGTGAACTTTGTCTGGAATATAGCTGTTTATTTTTTTCTGCACTTTATCCGTCACCTTACTCAAAAGCGAAGGTTTCTGCAAGATTTTAAACTTCCAGAAACCCAGTTCACTCTTTATTTTTTGGTCGTATGTCATGTTTGATTACTACAATAACTATTCCTTAAAATTTAACAGAAAATAACTTTGAAGAATAAGGAATAAACTATATATTTAGTTTACCTAATAAGAACTTAATCCTTTCATTATGAAAACCTTAAAATTGTTGTGCTTGCTCATATTTGCTGCTGGAGTAGTGAATGCACAAGGAGTGAAATTTTCTGCTAATAAGCCTGCGGCAGGAAGTACAGTTAAATTTACTTACGAACCCAAGGGAACTAATCTCGAAAATCTGGCAGATGTAAAATGTACCGCTTATACCTTTTTCTCAAAATCCAACCCTAAAAATACCAAGATAGAACTGGTTAAGGAAGGTTCGGTTTATAAAGGAGAAATCTCTAGTCCGGATAGTGTTACGGTGGTTGGACTTGCTTTTTCGGTTGGCGATCAAAAAGATGAAGCGCCTGCCGGTTATGTTTTAGAATTCACTAAAGCCGGGAAAGTGCCAGCTGAAGCTTATCTTAACGAAGCTTTCTTGTATGGATTGGCAGGGAATTACTATTTAGGGCTTACCATCGACCCTGAAAAGGCCGCTTCGCTATATAAACAAGCATTTGCTTTAAAACCTGAATTGAAAAAGAAAAACTTACAACAATATTTGTCTGTTGAATACAAAGCAGATAAAGACAATGGAACCAAACTGATCAATGAAAATATTTCTGCGCTATCAACATTAAAAGAACCAAAAGAAGAAGATTTGAGCACCGAAATAAGTCTTTACTCTCTATTAAAGAAAAAAACTCAGGCAGATTCTGTTAAAGCCATCATAATTAAAAAATATCCTACAGGAAATTACGCCTGGAATGATGGGATGAATTCACTTTATAGCACAAAAGATTTCGCTGTACAAACGCAAAAGGCCGATGAAATGATTGCTAAGTTTAAACTTGATCCAGATAAAAAAGTAGATGTAAGTAGATTGAATTCAATTTATAGCATGCTGGCTAACAGCGCTGTAAAAGCTAAGGATCTGGGGAAATTTCAGGATTACGCTAAAAAGGTCACCGATAAAATGACCAGGGCAAGTTTGTATAACAATAGTTTTGCCTGGCCTTCTGCTGAGAAAAAAGAGAATATCGAACTTGCTGCTCAGCTTTCAAAACAGTCGCTCGAATTGATAGAAGCATCAAGAAATGATGAGATACCAAAATATTACAGCACTAAAGAAGAATACCTCAAATATTTAGACGGTGCTTATGGCATGTATGCTGACACTTATGGACTGTTGCTATATCATCAAGGAAAATTTAAAGAAGCTTTGGCTATGCAAGAGAAGGCCATTTCTTTATATGCAACAGTTCCGCCCGATGTATCATCTCGTTATGTAACTTATTTAATTAAGGATGGTCAAGATGGTAAAGCTTATAACGAGGCCGAAAAATTGATTAAAGAGGGTAAAGGCAATGATTCCTTAAAAAACGAATTTAAAATGCTTTATACCAAACTAAAGAAAGATGGAACTTATGAAACGTACTTGGCCAATTTAGAAAAAGCAGCATTAGAAAAAGAGCGGGCAGAATGGATAAAAAAAATGATTAATATTCCAGCTCCTTCGTTTTCGTTAACCAACCTTAAAGGCGAAACTGTAAGTCTGGCCAGTTTGAAAGGAAAGATCGTAATTTTAGATTATTGGGCGACCTGGTGTGGACCTTGCGTGTCTTCTTTCCCAGGGATGCAAAAAGCCCTAAACAAATACGCCAGTAATCCAAATATAGTATTCCTATTTGTAAATACCTGGCAAACAGAAGAAAACAGAGAAAAATTGGTGACTGATTTTATTACTGCAAAGAAATACAATTTTAATGTGCTTTACGATACCAAAAACGTAAAAGACCCTTCCAAATTTGATGTGGTAAGCGCCTACAAAGTTGATGGAATTCCAACCAAATTTGTGATAGATGGGGATGGTAATATCAGGTTTAAAGCAGTAGGTTTCTCTGGCTCTGATGATGGGGTGGTGAAAGAAATAGATTCGATGATCGGCTTGCTGGCTGGAAAAGAATCGAGCAAATAAACAATGATTTCCAAATAGAAAAGGTGCTGATTATTAATCGGCACCTTTTCTATCTATTAGTATTCTATCCTCATTGGCGATGTTTCCCATAGTTTAAAGGCTGCTAAGGCTTCATCGCGCATCAGCTGGATAACTGGCAAGCTTCTGTTTTCCATGGGCTTGTCTAACTCTTCATAGATGAACTTATCACTAAAACCAATATGTTCTGCATCAGCCTTGGTATTAGCATAATAAATCGTATCAATTCTTGCCCAATAAATTGCACCTAAACACATAGGGCAAGGCTCACAGCTGGTGTAAATTACACAGCCACTTAAATCGAAAGTATTTAATTCGGTACAGGCCAGTCTAATGGCTGAAACTTCTGCATGGGCGGTTGGGTCGTTGGTAGAAGTTACTTTATTTGCTGATTTGGCAATCAACTTCCCATCTTTTACCACTACAGCCCCAAAAGGTCCGCCAATGTTCTCGCTCACATTTTGCACAGATAACTCAATTGCCATCTTCATATACTCTTTATGTTGACTTTTATTTTCCATCATTATCTAACGTTAACTTAATTTATAAGTGCTTCCAGGTTTTTAATTAAATTTAATACCTTTTATCAGTTCGTTTATTAAATTTTCAGCATTCTTTTTATCTTCATTTACACCATTTGGGTATTCCATTTCAATAGTAACAAGTTTTTTATTTGCTTTATTGCTTACTTCAATCTTATAAAAAGCTTTTGGTTTTATACTATAATTTAAAATTAAGCAATCTTTGTTATCGATATGTTTTATCTCTAATTTATCATACTTGGGCATTTTTTCCTTTATATAATCATCGGGCCATTCACTTTTTCCTGCAAAAAACCTCACAATTACATTGTCTTTTTTATAAGCAAAATCAACTACCAATAACTTATAAGGTTCTGGTAAAACGCTGCCATTGAGTATCTTGTTTATTAATTCTTTATTCTCTTTATCGTCAAATGCATTTAGTCCTTTGGGTAGGACGATCGCAATTTTATGATTTAGCTTTATTTGTTTTTGTGCTAAAAGCGTTAGGGGTAAAATAAGTGCTATTATTGTTAATCTAATTTTCATAATGCAGTTAATGATTCAATATTTTTATCGTTCTGCTCCTTTACATAAAATCACGATCAAAAAAAATGCCCCGATTTATACGGGGCATCTATATTGTAACAGCTATTTACTTATTTTTTGCTGTATTCTGCGTTTAAGCCTTTAATTACTTCTGATGTTACATCTAAGCTTTCATCAGCAAATAAAATAGCACTATTACCTTTTGAGTAAGTTAAAACCATTTTATAACCTTTTTCTTTAGCGTAACCTTTTAAATATTCAGCTACTTTATCGTAAAGTTTTTCATTCTCAGCAGCTTGCTCATTCTGTAAAGCTCCACCAGCATTTTGTTGGTAAGTTTGTAGTTCTTGTTGTTTACGTGCTAAACGCTCTTCAGTACTTTTACGTTGATCGGCCGATAAAGTTTGTGCCGATTGCTGGTATTGTGCAACTTCTCTTTGAAAAGCCTGACCTTTAGCCTGCATATCTGCCTGAGCATTTTTGGTCTTACCTTCAAATTTCACTTTAAGATCTTTGAAGTATTCATATTTTGTAAGTAACGAGTCGGAGTTTACATACACAATTTTCTCAGTTGGAGAAACCGCTGCAGTAGTACCCTCTGTTTTTTTAGTTTCTGTAGTTTTAGTGTCTTTGTTCTGGCATGCAGAGAAAGCAGTTATCAAAGTTGCTGTTGCAAGTAAACCAAAGGTTTTAAAGGTTCTTCTTTCCATTCTTGTTTAATAAATTTTAGCAAACTTATATAAATTAGTTTTGATATGCAATTTAAAGAAAAGCCTATCGCAATACAAGTTGCTGTAAAACAGATTTGCCTTTGGCGGCAGTATGCTAAGCGTTTAATGTAATCAGCGCTAAACCACTAACGTTAACTGCTCAATCTGGTAGCAGTGATTTTGAAAAGCTAAGTCGGTATTTTAAACATTTGTTCGTCCCGCTGTCCGCTTTATTGCATGCCCGCTGCCATCGGGTTTAGATGGCAGCGTTGGTGTTACTATTTAGGGTTGCAGGGTGGCCATGGCAAATTTCAGAACATAACTCAACCACAGATAGAAAGGATGCGCACAGATATAAAAATCCGTGTTAATCTGTTGTTAAAAACCTTAACTTCATGAAATTGCTAGCGGGATGGTTTGGAAATTAAATAATCTTCTCTCGGCCCATCAATACGGCCCGTTGGTTGCCAATTGCATAATTGGCGTTTTCGTTCCATAGGAACGTTTGGTAAGTGACCAAAAAGATAGGGTTTTTATATCTCTGTTTGTAGCGCTTTGTTTGCTTTTCAAAAGCCTGTTTAAGCAGCCTTAACTAGGTTTATGCCTAATGTTTTAGTGCAGAGCGTTTATCGTTTTTTAATGCCCTAAAACTTATCCACATATTGGGTTAAATGCCAAAATTTCCGTATTTTTGATACTTATTGTTTTTAATTAAAATATGAGCGAAGAACAGGATTTAAAGTCAAATTATTCGGCAGATAATATACAGGTTTTAGAAGGTTTGGAAGCGGTGCGTAAGCGCCCTTCAATGTATATAGGTGATACTGGTGTAAAAGGTTTGCACCACTTGGTTTACGAGGTTGTAGATAACTCCATTGATGAGGCTTTAGCCGGTCATGCAGATACAATCGATGTTAGAATTTTAGAAGGTAACTCCATCAGGGTTGAAGATAATGGTCGTGGTATTCCGACCGGTATTAATACAAAAGAAAATAAATCGGCGCTTGAAATCGTAATGACGGTTTTACACGCGGGTGGTAAATTCGATAAAGATACCTACAAAGTATCAGGAGGTTTGCACGGTGTGGGGGTAAGTTGCGTTAACGCCCTGTCTACACATTTAAAAGCCGAGGTTCACCGTGAGGGTAAAATCTGGATGCAGGAATATAACATCGGTAAACCTTTATACGATGTTAAAGAAGTGGGCGAAACCGATAAACGCGGTACCATTGTAACTTTTAGTCCTGATGCAACCATTTTCACCCAAACTACTGAGTATAAATATGATACTTTGGCTGGCCGTTTGCGTGAGCTGTCTTTCTTGAATAAAGGGATTAAATTAACGCTAACCGATGAGCGTGAAAAACTTGATGATGGCACTTTCTTTTCAGAAACTTTCCATTCAGAAGGTGGTTTAAAAGAGTTTGTTGCCTTTTTGGATGATACCCGTACTTCAATTTTAGCAGAGCCGATTTATATCGAGGGGATCAAAAATGGTATTCCGGTTGAGCTAGCTTTCCAGTATAATGACAGTTATGCGGAAAATGTTCACTCTTATGTAAATAACATTAATACCCACGAGGGGGGTACACATATAGCTGGTTTCCGTAGGGGTTAACCCGTACTTTAAAAAATTATGCCGATAAGGAAGGTTTATTAAAGAACGTAAAAATGGAAATCACTGGTGATGACTTCAGAGAAGGTTTAACTGCGGTTGTTTCGGTAAAAGTGCAAGAGCCACAATTTGAAGGACAAACCAAAACCAAACTTGGAAACAGTGAGGTTATGGGTTCTGTTGATGTTGCGGTTGGAGAGGCTTTGGGTAATTACCTTGAAGAAAACCCTAAAGAAGCCAAAATGATTATCAATAAGGTAATCTTAGCGGCAACTGCACGTGCTGCGGCGCGTAAAGCACGCGAAATGGTGCAGCGTAAAAGCGTGATGGGTGGTTCGGGTTTACCAGGTAAATTAGCCGATTGCTCAGATAGTGACCCAGAAAGATGTGAGATTTTCTTAGTTGAGGGTGATTCTGCGGGTGGTACCGCTAAACAGGGTCGTGATCGTAACATCCAGGCAATTTTACCACTAAAAGGTAAAATTTTGAATGTTGAGAAAGCGATGGAGCATAAGATCTATGAAAACGATGAGATCAAAAATATGTTTACCGCAATCGGAGTTAGTATTGGTACGCCAGAAGACAATAAAGCGTTAAATTTAACTAAACTCCGTTACCATAAAATTGTAATCATGACGGATGCCGATATCGACGGGTCGCACATTACCACGTTGATTTTAACATTCTTCTACCGTTATATGAGGGCTTTGATCGAAGCTGGATATGTTTACATTGCATCTCCACCACTTTATCAGGTTAAAAAAGGTAAAGAATTCGAATACTGCTGGAATGATGTACAACGCGATGCAGCTGTACAACGTTTAAAAGGTGCAGGTAAAGAAGATAGCGTACACATCCAACGTTACAAAGGTTTGGGTGAGATGAACGCTGAGCAGCTTTGGGATACTACATTGAATCCTGCTACACGTACCTTAATGCAGGCTACAATCGAAAGTGCAGCAGAATGCGACCATACTTTCTCGATGTTAATGGGCGATGAAGTTGCTCCACGCAGAGAATTTATTGAGCGTAACGCAAAATATGCAAAAATTGATGCTTAAGTTGAGCCGAAAGCTTAAAAATTAAAGCTAAAAGCGAAATAGGTAAACCCTCTTTAAGTTAAAATCTTGAAGAGGGTTTTTTGTTTCTTAGGTTATTAACTTTAAATTTTATATACATAATTTTCTTATGTATGTGATTTTTTATATATTTGGAGTATGGCAGTTAATAATGAATTATTTAAAGGTACTTTGCAGACCATCATTTTAAATCTTTTATCAGAAAATGAGAAGATGTATGGTTATGAGATTACTCAAAAAGTAAAATCTATTACCCAGGGCGAGTTAATGTTAAAGGAGGGGGCATTATATCCTGCCTTACATAAATTAGAAGCCGAAGGTTTATTGGAAACAACAACAGAAGTGGTAGAAAACAGGGTGAGGAAATATTATTCCTTATCAAAAGATGGAGAGAAAGAAGTCGTAAATAAATTGCAGGAAGCGAAAGATTTTATTGCCCAGCTACAGTTATTATTAAACTTAAAACCTGCAATTTAATGAGACTAACAGCGCAACAGCACCAGGAAATTAAGGGTTATATTTTTGATGTACCAAAATACATAGAAACCTATAATGAGGTTTATGATCATGTTGTAAATGCCCTCGAAGATAAAGATGAGGCTTACAGTACCGAATTGGTTGCTAAAATTATCAATGATGATTTTGGAAGTTTTAATGAGATTAAACAACAGGAAGAACTTTACCAAAAACAGATCAATAAAAACAGGCAAACCTTTTTCTAAACGAACTTATAAATTCGTTTAAATGGCCCGGTTTACTAAGTAATATCGCGAATCTAATACTTTGCGTTTTTATTTATTGGGGTGGTACACGCTTAACCTTTAATACTAAACCAATAATGGGAGCGATTTTTATTTGTTTTATTCTGGTAACCCTTTTTATGTATACCAAAATATGGATCAGTAAAAGAAAAAATAAGAAATATTCGATTTTCGATAATGCTTTAGGTAGCTTATCTAGCTTTGGTTTGTTTGTTAGTGTTTTTACTTTCTATTGGTTCGTTAGCAAGGATAGTTTAATTTCCTTAGGCGAGCACAATAAAGTTATCATACTCCTCATATTATATTTTTTCTGTAGTCTTTATATAAGGTCATTTAGGAAATTTTATAACCAAAAAATTAAAATACTTATTGCATACAGATGAATTTAACAAAAGAACAACTTGACTACATCAGGTCTTTTATTCAGCAAAAAGGCTATAATTACATTGATGTTCAATTGGAGATTTTAGATCACGTAGCATCATCAGTTGAAGAAAAAATGGAAGAAAATCCATTGCTTGGTATTGATGCTGCAATAAATGATACGCAAGAAGCTTTTGGACCTGATGGTTTTGCTGTTATTCAAAAATCTGTGGTTAATGGATTGAAGAAAAAATACAGTAAATTTTTCTGGCAAAACTTTCTGGACTATTTTGGTTATAAATACATCCTGTTGGTTTTATTTCTAGGTTTTGTTGTTTACAAACTTCAGGAGATAGTAAGCAATGATGATTTTTATATGATATACATCGTTGGGATGTTTGGTGTTATTGGGCTTTTGCTCCTCTATAATATCAAAGATTCTATTTATAAAAAATACATGTCCTATAAATCATCTGTTTCCTTTTTAATGTTTTTAGGTCCATTTTTAGCTATTACCAATATAGCTATTAATAAAAGCGTTACAATAGTAAAAATTTTCTCATTAAACAGAAGTTTTCTTATTGTATCAGTACTGATAACTTTATTTGTAATTTATTTTATTGCTGCACTTAAAACGGCCAAGGTTGGAATGAGAGCGAGTAAGCATATAATGGATAAGTACAAACTTGTGTTGTAAGAATTAAGAATGGTGATGTGCCACTAGGCTTTAGCGTGCACATTAAGATAGTTTTGTACCTATCAATGACGATCATTTTATAAAAAAACAAAGCCATTCAAAAAAATGAATGGCTTTTGTATTATACACTATTGCAAATGGCCGCTCTTTATCCAAAGAGAAAGCCACCGCCCTTAACTAACCATCTCACAAGGAGATTTATTTTTAGGCTTTGGAGTTATTACAGGATGTAATATGATCCTACCGGAGCCAATTCTGTCTGAGGTTTGTCCTCATATATTTTATTATCGTCTAACATCTGGCAAAGATCGCGTTCAATAGTTCGGCAAATTGTGGTAGTTGGCGTATCTGTAGGTTTGTTTTCGAAGGGATCCTGAAGATGAACGGCCATTTTTTCTACCAATAAAAAGAATGCGGCAATAGCAACCACTAAAGGGACTTCCATGTAACCAAAGTATTCGATTAAACCAAAAGGCAGTAAGACGATGAACAAATGGATAGACATGTTAATATATTTGCTATAAGTAACCGGAAAAACGGTGTTTTTAATTCTTTCCGATCCCCCCATGTGATTACATAAACCTGTTATTGTTTTGTCTATTTCTATCTGCTGGTATTTATTGATCCAGCCTTCCTGCAGTGCCCTTTTTAAATCCATGGCATGTAACTCCAATATAGTGGCGGTTACATTTTTGCGTTTCTTGATGAAGGCCACTTCTTCTGCAGAAAGGTATTCTTCCAAACCTTTTCT
The nucleotide sequence above comes from Pedobacter riviphilus. Encoded proteins:
- a CDS encoding L-threonylcarbamoyladenylate synthase yields the protein MLRDEINKALEVLKSGGVILYPTDTIWGIGCDATNPEAVDKVLKIKNRPAEKSLIVLLDVDSKLQSYVTEIPDVAYDLIEYAENPLTIIFSGAKNLAQNVINADGSVGIRIVKHDFCTPLIQRFRKPIVSTSANLSGQPSPKFFDDIDPEIINAVDYVVDFEQENRTSKKPSTIMKLSPGGQFEFIRK
- a CDS encoding DUF4136 domain-containing protein; the encoded protein is MKTTQKLLMLFTVVLALAGCTTLRTASDYDKNVDLSGYKTYNFYDKGIARVKLNNLDKRRLIAAVESEMNAKGFTKSDRPDLLVNLVVVAREKTDVYGPGYYGGWVGAGVAVGVIHSGAVEPM
- a CDS encoding DUF4136 domain-containing protein is translated as MGWGWRGGWGNPFWGGGTYVNQYIEGTIIIDFLDPAKKILFWHGQGSGFNLDSFNKREQRLYTGVKEILAQYPPTVTAAR
- a CDS encoding glycosyltransferase family 4 protein, which codes for MRIGYDGKRAANNLTGLGNYSRSLIEHLAHQFPQHQYLVYAPKVKSSRQIDAFFENENIELKLPKNGPFLWRTLNILKDLSQDDCQIFHGLSHEIPLAIQHTRIKSIVTIHDLIFLRFPRYYKFIDRKLYEWKSKSACKRANKIIAISEKTKEDIIDLYGINPEKIEVIYQSCDDSFKTPFAKETLSRIRATYKLPDKYILNVGTIEERKNLKLAVQALKEVNEEYKLVVIGKQTAYFTTVEKEIEKLGLKNRILFLKNIPFADLPGIYQMASVFVYPSFYEGFGIPIIEALYSGVPVVAATGSCLEEAGGPDSLYVSPNDATALTKAINQILESPQLQKEMKEKGVKFVQKFNSPVVTQQLMDCYLSL
- a CDS encoding 2,3,4,5-tetrahydropyridine-2,6-dicarboxylate N-succinyltransferase gives rise to the protein MYSDLKKLIEAAWEDRTLLKYSNYCEAIEAVIMGLDKGEIRVAEPVLNSWGINEWVKKAVILYFPIREMKEIKSGPFVYHDKMDLKTDYKTTGVRVVPMASARYGAFLAKGVIMMPSYVNIGAYVDEGTMVDTWATVGSCAQIGKRVHLSGGVGIGGVLEPVQAAPVIIEDDAFLGSRAIVVEGVKVEREAVLGANVVLTASTKIIDVTGPTPVEYKGIVPARSVVIPGSYTKKFPAGEFQVPCALIIGKRKESTDKKTSLNDALRENNVAV
- a CDS encoding RNA-binding S4 domain-containing protein, whose protein sequence is MTETEKLRIDKYLWAIRLFKTRSLATDACKAGRVKLKGQNIKPSAIVKVGDVYQVSKGIEKKIIEVVALSYNRTDSPTALTKYKDLTPVEETHAFKSMFHAPSLKRDRGTGRPTKKDRRETDDLIGGMFEEED
- a CDS encoding EcsC family protein, coding for MTYDQKIKSELGFWKFKILQKPSLLSKVTDKVQKKINSYIPDKVHNAITTAIKQMVKAVLFGSTFTTSKPITNLTLMHREALIKQKIENYKKTGAAEGGITGAGGFLMSLADFPLLLGIKMKMLFDIAAVYGYDVKDYRERLFILHIFQLAFSSKEESQNVFIKMQDWDDKAHQLPTNIDEFDWLTFQQQYRDYIDLAKLAQMLPFVGAAVGAVANYKLIEKLGKTAMMSYRMRYFNLQYAINSSQETENRKLETEN